From a single Bacillus gobiensis genomic region:
- a CDS encoding DUF5316 family protein produces the protein MKKYLLIGIIILIVDFIALVWLQDINFIPKITGITGGLFLVLAIIMTGGTFNDPDSRRLDIAVESRESLKRRVTWSTRFLLISAPSMFVCILSFILLFW, from the coding sequence ATGAAGAAATACTTATTGATTGGTATTATTATATTAATCGTAGACTTTATTGCTCTTGTATGGTTGCAAGATATAAATTTTATTCCTAAAATAACTGGAATTACAGGTGGTTTATTTTTAGTACTTGCTATAATTATGACTGGCGGAACTTTTAATGATCCAGACTCCAGAAGACTTGATATAGCGGTTGAATCAAGAGAGTCATTGAAAAGAAGAGTAACTTGGTCAACCAGATTCCTTCTTATTTCTGCTCCTAGTATGTTTGTTTGCATTTTGTCCTTCATTTTATTATTTTGGTAA